In bacterium, the DNA window GCCACTATAATGGGAGAAGAACAGAATTTCAGGTAAAAATCAGATTTTCTGGAAGTCTTGAATTCCACCCATCTGCAGTTTTCATCGCTATCGCCCATAAACGACCGGAAATCATCGACTATGGCCCGGATCCTTGCCGCTATTGATTTCAGTTCTATCAGAGGCGATGTCATGCTGCCTGATTTAGCAAGCCCTTCCGATTCAATCATATCAAATAAATTTTTCAGCATATCGCCGGCGGCTAAAAGTTTTGCGCACAGCTCTCTCATCAGGGGGACAGCGGAATCTATCCAGAAATCCGTGTTTAGAACATCATGATTGATCCTGAGCTTCTCTGTCTCAGAACTTGACTTGAAAAAATTCCTGAAAATCTTATTCAACTCCTCAAACAGGAATTTTATTTCTTTTTCAGTCCTGCCGATGTCTTTTATAAGTGTTTTCTGTATATGTTCGACAATACCCGTTTTTTTGCGTTTCCCCCCGTCCGGCATTGATGAGAGCGTTTTTTTGATAAACACCACAAGCCCCGATTTCCTGCCGCCGTGCCTTAACAGCCTGCCGAATATCTTGGACACCCGGAACCTGGATATCTCAATACCCATGTTTGAAGTCGCCACATCCTCGATATGATGGGCTTCGTCGATAATAATATTTTTGAAGTTCGGCAGTACCAGCGAGGTTTTATAATTTTCCGTTGTCTTCCGCAAAACAATATCCGTCATAAGAATATGATGGTTTACAACAATCAGGTTGGAGTAAGCCGCGCGGTTCCTCGACCTGTAAAAAAAACATTTTCCGTAATGAGGGCATTTTATCCTTAAACATTGGTCGGCTTCGCATTGAAACATTTCCCAGAGGGAATCTTTCGGCACGAAATCAAGATCCGATTTACTGCCGTCTGCGGTGGTCTCAGCCCATTTGAATATATCGGCTAACTCTTTTTCTCCATGTTCGCTGATTAATTTCATTTCTTTTTTCGCGCTGTCGCATTTTCTCAGGCACAGGTAATTTGTTCTTCCTTTAACAAGGCACCATTTGAATTTCATCCCCGTCATCCTGGACAGGTGGGGTATATCCTTGTAAAATAACTGTTCCTGAAGATTTATCGTATTTGTCGATATAACAACCCGTTCATTATTCAACAGGCTCCATACTATGGCGGGCAGCAGATAAGCAAAAGATTTTCCCGTTCCCGTTCCGGCCTCAACTAACCCTATTTTAGCTTCATTAAAGCAGCCGGAAACAAACTTAACCATTTCAACCTGTTCTTTCCTGTACTCATAATTATCAAGTTTTGAAGCTATGCTGCCGCCCGCGTTGAAAAAAGATATTAGTTCCCCGGCGCTGATAAGTTTTATTTTATCGGGAACAAACGCCTTCACAACCACATAAATTTTACCGACGCTGTTATCGGTAATATAAAAACCGTTTGCCCCGTCGGCTATCCGGGACGCCACATTTATATCTTCGGCCGAAGGCGTAAGGTTGCCCGAAGGATGATTATGCAGGACAACATCCCCGGGCCGAAGCATGCTTAGGACAGCGGGGACGGAAATCTTATTTCCCCTGGCCACTTCTACGGCCTCCTCTATCTTCCCTTCCGTTCCCGGCCTGCATATAAAAAAAACTTCATTGCCGTCGGTATCCGTTATAACATTCCGGATATATTCAGTCACTTGAGGTAAAATAAGCGTTTCAGGCGCGGCGTATTTCATATTAAAAACCCTTTTCTGTTTTTATCCGGATTGATACAATTAAGCGTTCAATACATTTATATACTATCAGAATCAGCTTAAAAAGAGGAATATATGCTTGAAACGGCAATCAAAGCGGCAAAAAAAGCCGGAAAACTGCAGCTGCAGAGCTTCGGTAAAAAAATAATAGTAGACGAAGAATTAAGATTCGACACAAAACTCGCGCTGGACAAAGAAAGCGAGCGGATAATCGTAGATACCATCTTCTCCGAATTTCCGAAGCACTCTATCTTAGCGGAAGAAAGCGGAACAACGGATAATGCGTCCGATTACACATGGATTATCGATCCGCTGGACGGGACAGCAAACTTTTCCAGAAACATACCGCAGTTCTGCGTTTCCATAGCTTTACTCCATAAAAGCGAAAAAATTCTCGGCGTTGTGTTCGACCCGGTGAGGGACGAACTGTTCCACGCCGAAAAAGGGAAAGGCGCTTTTTTAAACGGCGAAAAGATAAAAACGCGGCAGACAGGTAAAACCAATGAGCTTTTTGTGGTTTGCGGTTTTATGAAATCCGAAGAAACAATAAAAAAAGGACTTGTTATTTTCAATTCACTGATAACCAGGGTAAAAAAAATAAGGATAATGGGAGCGGCGGCCCTTGACCTCTGCTGGCTGGCCGCAGGGCGTTTTGACATTTATTTTGAATACGGAATAATGGACTGGGATATTGCCGCGGGCGAATTGATACTAAAAGAGGCCGGAGGCGATATCAAGGCAGACGCACTAGGCAATAACTCCTATAATGTTACAGCAACAAACGGCAAAATAAAACCCGGCGAATTCCCAAGTATCATCTAAATCAATATAGCCAGTATTTCATGGGTCTTTTTATCTTTAAACGGCTTAATAATATTACCCGCTACTTCTTTGCCGTCGACTATAAGGCTTTTGACTCCCTGATAACTGCCCTTGGGATTTCTTATCCTTATATGGTATGTCGCCCCCCGGAATTTTCTTTTTATCTCAAAGTTCTTCCATGTCGAAGGAATACACGGGTCTATAACAAGGCCTTCATATGCGGGTCTTACACCCAGTATCCATTCGCATGCTATCCTGTAATACCATGCAGCCGATCCCGTATACCAGGTCCAGCCGCCTTTTCCGAAATTTTCCGAATCAGGGCCGTCAACGTTACCGGGAGTAACATACGGCTCGCACTTATACAAATCGGGGTTTTCCCCCCTTCTTATAGGATTAAAACTGTTATACAGCCTGTAAGCCATATCAGGCCTTCTTGCCGCGCATTCAGCCTGAATTGCCCAGACACCGGCGTGCGTATACAGCCCGCCGTTCTCCCTGACACCGGGGGCATACCTCGTAAGATAACCGATTTTCGGGTTAGGGACATCATAGGCCGGATGGAAAAGAATCGGGCCGAATTCACGGTAAAGGTATTTTTCCATGGATGACAACATGGATTTACGCCTTTTTTTATCATCTTCTATCCCGTTTATTATCGCCCATGTCTGGGCATTGAGAAATATCTTTCCGCATTTTTCATTGCTGCTGCCCAATATATGCCGGCTGTCCGTAGTTGCGCGCCAGTACCACTTCCCGTCCCACCCGTATTTGTTCACCGCTTTTTTCAGCTTTGCGGCATTTCTCAACAGCATATCCGCTGTTTTTTTATCTTTCGCCATTTTTGCGACCGCGGCGAATTCATTCAGAACTCCGAAGAGAAAATGCCCCATCCATACGGATTCGCCTTTCCACTTGTCACCGCATGAACTTAAACCGTCATTCCAATCGCCTTCTCCTATCAGAGGCAAACCTCTCTTGCTCATCCTGGACAGGCTTTTTTTGATAGCTCTTAAACAATGTTCATAAAGGCTCGCTCTTCCGGAGTCTACAAAAGGCTCGCTTTTCTTAAGTATGCTGAAATCGGCTGTTTCTTTTAAATAATTGACCGTAACGAAAGGAAGCCATAAAAGATCGTCTGAAAATTCGGATTTCGGCCCCTTATTTTCAAGTGTATTCCACCAGTGATAAACTGTTCCTTCGCTGAACTGGTGTCTTGCGTGGTCAAGTATCCTTTCCTTTGTTTCTTCGGGCTCCAGAGGCAAAAATATCTGGCTGTCCTGGAGTTGGTCCCTGAAACCATAGGCGCCGCTTGATTGATAATAAGCCGCCCGCCCCCATATCCTGGCCGAAATAGCCTGATACTTCAACCAGATATTTGTCATAATATTCATATTATCATCGGGAGTCTTGATTTCAACCGGGCTCATAAGTTTTTTCCAGAAATCGCAAACAGCCCCCAGCGCCTTGTGAGCTTTTTTAGGGTTAATATATTTTTTGACGGTTTTAGATATTTCACCTTCCGATTTTTCCAAACCGAGAACAAATACGATTTCCTTTGTCTCATTCGGCTTCATTTCTATTTTTGACATGATAGACGCTATAGAATCATTCCACTTTCCGGTGGTTTTGGAAAGCCGCCCTTCTTTCACGGCTTTCGGCGCCATTACATTCCCGTACATCCCGATAAACTCTTCTTTATCGCCTTCATAACCTGAAACTACCGATGCCGTATGATAGCCTACATAATTCCATGTTGTATTCCACGGGGCTTCATCCTCTGAAATACCTCCCAGCCTTTTTTTAACGGTAAGGACCTTTGATGAGTTATCGAATTTTGTTTCCTGGAACAGCTTATGGAATTCCCTGTGGCAATCCGGCCACGCGCCGGTCAGCCATTCTACATAAGAAATCAGGCTGATTTTACGGGCGGAATTAGCTTTATTGTGAAGTTTTACAATCCATATCTCACAATTGTCGCCCTTGGGAACGAACACCCTCATTTCAGAATAGATGGAACACTTTTCCATCTTGAAAATGGAATAACCTACGCCATGAACACACTGGTAATAATCAAAAGTCGTACAGGTGGGTTTCCATGTCGCCGACCAAAAATCCCCCGTATCATCATCCCTGATGTACAGGTATTTCCCGCTTTCATCCTTTATTAAATCCTGTTCCCATCTTGTTAACCTGTTCAAATTCGAATTATAAGCCCAGCTGTATCCCCCTCCCGTCTGGGAGATTGTAAGGCCGTATGTCTTATTGCAGATAACATTCGCCCATGGTTTCGGGGTATCGGGCCTTTCTATAATATATTCCGACCCGTCATCGCTAAAATAACCGTACTTGTTTTTGCTCTTCATTCATAATCTCCTGTTTTGCAATAAGTTATACATTATATATAAATCATAAATTGAGCATAATCCGTCGAAAAAAATACTGAAATTTTCGCAAATCATAACTTAAAGAAGATAAGAAGTCAAGAAAACTAAAACCATAGCGGTAAGTTTTTAAGGGGGGGCACATCCCGTTAAAGAAACGGTTTTAGAACCGTCTCTCTAACGGGGTAAAACTCATTGACATAAAAGAAATGTTATTATATTATTCAACGTCATATCGGTGGCGGGTATCGCTCAGTTTCCGCTGAAGGCGGATTCGCCTCTGGCAGGGTTAGTGCGCATAACTGTGGACTATACCGCTCATTTGCCATATTAGGCCTTTTAGTGTAGTATATAAGCATGCTAGAAAAAAAATGCATAGTATGCGGTAAAAAAATATTTATCAAAAATTACCATGCGAAAAAGGGCTGGGGCAAGTATTGTTCTAAAAAGTGCCAGGGTAAATCGCAGATAAACGGAAAATTGCTTAATTGCGATTATTGCGGCAAAAAGATTTATCGTACACCAAAAGATTTTGCCCGGTCAAAAAGCAAGAAGTTCTTTTGTTCTGTGAAATGTCATTGCTCGTGGGAAAACAAAAATAGCCGCTGTGGTGAAAATGCGCCTAACTGGGTATCGGGACAATCGGTCTATAGGCGGCTCTTAAAAAGATATGGTAAAGCGGAAAAGTGCCGCAGATGCGGCATAACAGATAGAAGAATTTTAGTTGTTCATCATAAAGATTCCAACAGAAAAAACAATAAGCCGGAAAATTTAGAGTGGCTTTGCAGAAATTGTCATTGTATCGTTCATTTAATCTAAAATATCGATGGTGGCTATAGTGTAGTGGTTAGCACAACAGACTGTGGCTCTGTTTGTACGGGTTCGAATCCCGTTAGCCACCCCAATTTCTGTTTTGGGGAAAATTGGCCTTAGTGCTTTGATTTGCGATTGAATTGAAATGAGCAAATCAACGGAGGACGGAAACCTCTTCGCCATCCGCAACTTATTTATTGGATTTAATCCGCAGAAAAAGATAAGATATTATGGTTATGAACAGACAGAAACGCAAAGAAACACAGGTTTCCAAAATGGCCGGACTGACACCCGGCGCTCTCATACATATAGGCGAACAGAAAACAGAACATATAAAAATAACCGTCATCGACTACAATGAATCCCAATTCCAGGAATTCGAGACTAAAGATGTTGATGAGTGTTTCAAACTCAGAAACAAACCCACGGTGACATGGATAAACGTAGACGGACTTCATAAAATCGAAGTCATTGAAAAACTGGGAAACTGTTTTGAATTCCACCCTCTCCTGATGGAAGATATTTTAAATACTTCCCAGCGCCCGAAATTCGAGGATTTCGGCAATTATGTCTACCTCACACTGAAAATGCTTGATATAAACAAGAAAGACGCTTCCATTGAATCCGAGCAGATAAGCATAATCATCGGCAAAAATTTCGTCCTCACTTTTCAGGAGAAAGAAGGGGATGTCTTTAACCTTATAAGAGACCGCCTGCGCCACGCAAAAGGCCGCATAAGAAAACAGGGCCCGGATTACCTGGCTTATTCACTGCTTGACGCCATAGTGGATAATTATTTTGTGATATTGGAAAATGTAGGAGACAGAATTTCCGTTATCGAAGACAAAGTAATCGACGACCCTCCCCAGCACACGCTGAAAACCGTAAATACATTAAAGCAGGACCTTATAGCCATCAGGAAATCCATCTGGCCCCTGAGGGATACCATAAGCGGAATCCAGCGCTCCGAAAATACTTTAATACACAAGAACTCTTCAATCTTTTTCAGGGACGTTTACGACCATACCGTTCAGATAATAGACAACATAGAGACTTACAGGGATGTCGTATCAAGCATGATCAGCCTTTATCTTACATCCCTGAGCAACAAGATGAACGAAGTAATGAAAGTTTTGACCATAATAGCGACTATATTTATACCGTTGACATTCGTTGCGGGCGTCTACGGCATGAACTTCAAATATATGCCTGAGCTGGAATCCCCTCTGGGTTATCCCGTAATCGTCATATCTATGGGGATTATCGCTGTTGTAATGCTTATTTTCTTCAAGAAAAAGAAGTGGCTGTAAAGCTTTTCACTGTTCCATCTGGTCCATAAGTTCACGGTTGTGTTCATCGTAAATCTTCTGTACGCGCTCTTTCTGTTTTTTTACGTAAGGAAGCTTCTGTATTGCCGGTTCTTCGGGATTTCCCCTGTCCGCAGTCTCCTCTATCTGCTCCTCAAAGAATGTATTAACTTCGCCGCCTGCCAGCTTTTCCTTGTCCTGGGCTGGCACAGAGCAGCCGCCGGCCGCGACCGCTGCCATTGCCAACGCAAAAACGGAAAAACTAGCGCATTTTTTTAATGGCTTCATTTGCCGCGCTCCTTTCCGCTTCCTTCTTTGAAAAACCGTTCCCTTTCCCCATGCTTTCTCCCTCAACCAAAACTTCGACGGTATATTTTCTCTTATGCTCGGGACCGAGTTCCTCAACTACATTATAAACCGGCAGGCTGTTATATCTTGACTGGGTTATTTCCTGGAGTTTATTCTTTGCGCTGTATTTATCGGATACACCTGTTTTTTTTATGCGGCCCTTAAACGTCCCTTCTATCCATTTTTCGGCGGATTCATACCCTCCGTCCATATAAATGGCGGCAATCAGCGCTTCAAATACATTTGCCAGATTTGATTCTTTTTCCCTGCCGCCGCTTTTCTCCTCTCCCTTGCCGATTATCAAAAAACTTCCCATATCCATACCTGACGCGATTTCCGCAAGGACTTTTCTGGAAACGATAAATGATTTTAAAAAAGACAGTTTTCCTTCATCTATATCGGGAAACTTTTTATAAAGCAGGAACGATATTACACATCCCAGGACCGAGTCGCCCAAAAATTCAAGCCGTTCGTTGCATTCAGGGGCCTCATCGAGATTTTCATTCCGGAAGGATTTATGGACTAAGGATGTAAACAGCAAGGACTTGTCCTTAAAACGGTAACCTATTTTCTTTTGAATATTAATGTAGTCCGGTTTTCTCACTGTATTTATCTAATTTTTGATTCCATATCGGTAACGGCATCATTTTCAGAACCGAAAATATCAAAAATCGTGTCGAAACGCGCAATAGAAAAGATACTTGAAATATTCCGGTTCAGGCAGCATATATTCACACTGCCGCCTTCAAATTTGACCTTTTTATCAAGAGCCACCAGTATACTTAAATAAGAACTTGAAAGGTACTGGACATTGGAAAAATCAATTATCAGATGTATTTTGCCTTCTTCAGCCGTTTTAAGCAGGTATTCCTTAATATTATCCGCCAATACCGGGTCTGTAAGACGCTGCGCCAGGAAATGCACGATATCGACATTTCCCCTTTTTTCAATAACAAATATTTTTTCCATTCCCGAAGTCATATAGGTATTTTTATTATTATATATATTTATTAAAGACTGTTCAAGCCATTATAAAATTCTAATATGTCACATTCTGAGGGTCATTCCCCGACATCACATCGCCAAGATTGGTAATATCGCGCCCCATGCCTTTTGTTGTCTCGCATCCGCTGAACATCACCAGCGCGGACACTGCCAGCAACACCGCAGCAACTATTCTCATTGTCTCCTCCCTGAATATTAATATTCCGTTTCCGGAAGATTAAATGTTTTTGTTATCCGGTTCAACTTTTTTCTTTCTGCGCCAAAAAGCCTTTATTTTATCCTGCACAAAGCGATACCCTTCCCTGCCCGACATAAAAATACCCGCCAGCAAAAGAAGCCACGATACCCCGTATATCACAAAACAGATTGCGCCTGTAAAATACCTTTTAGCGGACATGAAAGCAATGCCTGCGACCAGAACAGGAACCCCTAAAAAATAGGATGCCGTTATTATAATAACACCGATAACAAACTTTTTACCCTTTAAATTATTTTTCAAAACTCATAGCCCCCGTATAATATTCCATGAAATCCTTATCTTCCGCCAGTTTTATTCTTTTCACCTTCGCCGCAAAAGATTCGAGTTTCGACATGCTGACTCCCCCGGCGACAACATCCAGCATGCTTTTAAGCACTAAATTATCCATAGCTTTCACTTTGCGGAATTCAGGTGATATTATACCTGTAGCATAAAAATCATCAACGGATACATTGCTTCCGAAAGCGCCGGAAACAAGGATTTCGGCAAAATCACCGTAACCGGCTTTTATTTTTTTAAGAATCAGGCTTATGCCGGCCGCGATAGCGGCTTTGGCATCCTGGAACATTCTTATATCTTTCTGGTTTATCGAAATATCATCCGTGATTTCTATCCTGTCTTTTTCGCCGGCAATTCTGCCTGTTCTGTCGATAAGTCCTTTTTTCAGGAATTCCGCTACGGCGCTCAGATACCCCGTTCCGCAAATCCCGACAGGCTTTAAATGCCCCATAGATGACACTGTAAAATTAAACCGGGATTCCCGGGAAAGGGCTTTGTTGTCCGCAGGTTTAAAGCGGATATCCCGGACCGCTCCTTCCAGCATGGGAAAACCGCAGCTCATACCCAAACCCTCAAAAGCCGGTCCGGCTGAAGCTGATGCGGCAAAGTATTTGCCGCCGTAATAAACAATTATCTCGGCATTAGTCCCTATATCTATCAAAATCACATTTTTATTTTTATAGTATTTCCTTAAATAGAGGCATCCGGCAAGCGCGTCCGCCCCGACAAACCCCCCGATTACAGGCAACACCGAAACAGACCCAAGCCGGAAAAAATCACCACTCTTTATTTTTTTTGACTTCCGGTTCGCGCAGTTAAAAGGAACAGCCGAAAGCCCTTTCAGCGACTCTTCCTTTAAAAGCGCTGTGATAAAACTGTTTCCCGCTATAAGCCCGCGCCTGATGCCCGAAGAGACCTTTCCCGAAGAAATCAAAGCTTCTTTCAAGACATTATTTATCCCTTCTATAAGCAGGTTTCTCAGAAAAGTATAATTATTTGCGCTTTCCATGGCAAAACCGATTCTGCCTATGATATCCGTGGATATTTTTATCTGGGGATTGGCAACTGAAAATACCGGGCCCGCATTGCCGGCGCCGTCCGCCAGCATAGCTTTAACGGTCGATGAACCGGCATCGATTACCGCAAACTCAACAGTTTTGCCATCAGGGCGGCTTTCGGTAAAGCGGACTTTTCTGCTTCCAATCGTATTTTCATGGGGTATGTAGACTTCAACACCGCTTTGCGGAACCATTTTACAGGCAAGTCTCCATCCCTGTTTAAGTTCGGCTTTATCTATTTTTTCTTTATCCTGTATCGTGATTTTCTGTTTCCCTGATATTATTTTTACCCTGCACTTTCCGCATATTCCGCCGCCGCCGCAGGGAAAAATCATACCCAGATCATTGCGCAAAAGGATATCCCTGAATGTTTCTCCAGAGTAAAAACTATACCTGCCGCCGTTAATCTTAATCTGTCTTTTCTTTTTCATCATTGGCATTCCGGCAGAGCCGAAAAACTGAATTATATTTTTCCGCTCCTGGAAAGAGAAATGAACTTCATACAAAACTCATCTTTTCCCAGTAATGCTTCCTGCGCCGCTATAAGGCCCATAAGCTCCTTATCAAGAGGATCGCAAATCGCCGAATCCATACCCAGCGTCATCATCGCGGCGAGGAAAGCGCGGTTTATCAGTTTTCTGTTAGGCAAACCAAAAGAAACATTGCTTAAACCGCAAATCAAATGGACATCGGGAAAATCAGACCTGAATTTCCTTACAAAACTGAATATCTCGGTCAAACCGTTCATACTGGTGCTCAAAGGCTGGACCATAGGATCAATAAATACCGAGCCATGCTCTATACCCTTATCTGTCAGGCGGGTGATAATCTTATCGGCAACTTTCATCCTGCTTTCCGCGTCAACGGGAAGGTTCCCGTCTTCTATAAGCAGACCTATCACAGGGCATTTGAACTCCTGCGCTACAGGAATAAGCCCGCTGAACCTTTCTTTTTCCAGTGATATCGAATTTATCAAAACGGGGCCTTTTATAATATCAAGGGCGGCTTCAACTACCTTAGGGTCGGGGCTGTCTATGCTCAGGGGAATTTTTACATTGCCCGAAACCGAATCAACAACCCATGCCATATCTTCAGCTTCCGTTTTAATGAACGTTCCCACATTTATGTCTATATAATGAGCTCCGGCGCTTTCCTGGATTTTTGCCAGGTCCAGAATAAACTGCCGGTCCCTGTTCCTGACAGCGTCCGCGACGACTTTCCTGCTGGTATTTATTTTTTCGCCAACGATAATCATAACAATAATCCTTTCAATAATTCCTGTATCCCATTTTCATGCAGGCCATATATTCTTGTCAAGGGATCTGTATTGGACAGCTTCCGCAATATGCCTGCCTGTAATGCCGGGCGATTCATCCATATCGGCTATGGTCCTTGCTATCTTCTTTATCTTATCGTAAGCCCTGGCAGAAAGACAAAGATTATCCATCGCTCTGTTTAACAGTTCCTCAGCTTCTTTTTCGATGAGGCAATGTTTTTTTATCTGCCTCGAATTCATCTGCGCGTTACAGTGTATTTTGCCGGATCCGAATCTTGATTTCTGGATTTTCCGGGTTTTCTCAATCCTGGATTTGATATAAGATGAAGGCTCTGCGGATTTTTTCGATGCGATATCCTTGAATTTCACCGCCGGCACTTCTATATGAATATCGATCCTGTCCATCAGCGGCCCGGATATTTTAGATATATATCTCTGTATCTGCAGGGGGGTGCATCTGCATTCTCTCTCCGGGTCCGTAAAATACCCGCAGGGACATGGATTCATCGCGGCAATCAACATATAATTTGCGGGGAAAGTAACGGTTGTTTTAACACGCGAAACAGTAACCTCCCTGTCTTCAAGCGGCTGCCTCAGCACTTCCAGCACATTTCTTTTGAATTCAGGCAGTTCGTCCAGAAATAAAACTCCGTTATGCGC includes these proteins:
- a CDS encoding dihydropteroate synthase; amino-acid sequence: MIIVGEKINTSRKVVADAVRNRDRQFILDLAKIQESAGAHYIDINVGTFIKTEAEDMAWVVDSVSGNVKIPLSIDSPDPKVVEAALDIIKGPVLINSISLEKERFSGLIPVAQEFKCPVIGLLIEDGNLPVDAESRMKVADKIITRLTDKGIEHGSVFIDPMVQPLSTSMNGLTEIFSFVRKFRSDFPDVHLICGLSNVSFGLPNRKLINRAFLAAMMTLGMDSAICDPLDKELMGLIAAQEALLGKDEFCMKFISLSRSGKI